The Thermoplasmata archaeon genome has a window encoding:
- a CDS encoding phosphoribosyltransferase: MVSSSVVISCPNRAAWKRAPPASAPLGGSVRGFSRRLAGDGGALRPVLAHIAHGDAVRDGKGPHQHAGPRVSSRANQGLTRSGGLTTRRPMATSCAPSEPLADRHEAGRQLARRLTPYRGGTTVVLALPRGGVPVAAEIARALVAPLDILNVRKIGAPDNPEYALGAIAEGGVRRLDAVRARDAGYRPEDLQPVVALELAELERRARTYREGRERHPMSGRVVILVDDGVATGATMSVAIEAVRSQRPARVIVAVGVGPPETLERLRHEADEVVVLRTPADFFAVGEWYRQFEPVSDREVRRSLRPGAPTDVAARPRRSD; this comes from the coding sequence ATGGTGTCGAGTTCCGTCGTCATCTCATGTCCTAACCGTGCAGCGTGGAAGAGAGCTCCGCCGGCCAGCGCGCCCCTCGGCGGCTCGGTTCGTGGCTTCTCGCGACGTCTCGCAGGGGACGGGGGCGCCTTGCGCCCAGTTCTGGCACACATCGCGCACGGGGACGCTGTCCGCGACGGAAAGGGGCCGCACCAGCACGCGGGGCCCCGCGTGTCAAGCCGGGCCAACCAAGGATTGACCCGCTCCGGGGGACTGACCACTCGGCGACCCATGGCGACATCCTGCGCCCCCAGCGAGCCGTTGGCGGATCGGCACGAGGCTGGCCGGCAGCTCGCGCGGCGCCTCACGCCTTACCGAGGCGGAACGACGGTCGTCCTGGCGCTTCCGCGAGGGGGCGTGCCGGTGGCCGCGGAGATCGCCCGAGCGCTCGTGGCGCCGCTCGACATCCTGAACGTTCGCAAGATCGGCGCCCCGGACAACCCGGAGTACGCGCTCGGCGCGATCGCGGAGGGAGGCGTGCGCCGCCTGGATGCGGTCCGGGCGCGAGACGCCGGATATCGCCCCGAGGATTTGCAGCCGGTCGTCGCGCTCGAGCTCGCCGAGCTCGAACGCCGTGCTCGGACGTACCGCGAAGGCCGGGAGAGGCACCCGATGTCCGGACGAGTCGTGATCTTGGTGGACGACGGCGTCGCGACCGGCGCCACGATGTCCGTCGCGATCGAAGCGGTCCGGTCCCAACGCCCCGCGCGTGTGATCGTGGCGGTCGGTGTGGGTCCCCCCGAGACCCTTGAGCGACTGCGTCACGAGGCGGACGAGGTGGTCGTGCTGCGGACGCCGGCGGACTTCTTCGCCGTCGGGGAGTGGTATCGTCAGTTCGAACCCGTGAGCGACCGGGAAGTCCGGCGGTCCCTTCGGCCAGGCGCCCCAACGGACGTCGCGGCAC